One part of the Arabidopsis thaliana chromosome 1 sequence genome encodes these proteins:
- the HEB1 gene encoding ARM repeat superfamily protein (ARM repeat superfamily protein; FUNCTIONS IN: binding; LOCATED IN: mitochondrion; EXPRESSED IN: 23 plant structures; EXPRESSED DURING: 13 growth stages; CONTAINS InterPro DOMAIN/s: HEAT (InterPro:IPR000357), Armadillo-type fold (InterPro:IPR016024); Has 30201 Blast hits to 17322 proteins in 780 species: Archae - 12; Bacteria - 1396; Metazoa - 17338; Fungi - 3422; Plants - 5037; Viruses - 0; Other Eukaryotes - 2996 (source: NCBI BLink).), which produces MEKRLRSSLKTSSEEFLSSAVKLTLKSSKPSLKTIINAVKPSSDLSSSLPLALHNSILHHTESFQKLLDEVNNNNTYIPSPSNSPPTKRHRGTTGTSPDSDLDQRKHQILASLQILSYVLHLCLLNPKNAFPTSDLLPAAQALHNNLRLFESDSVLCLEIAGVCECWWKEGLVGRESLISQSLPFLLSRSLTLKKKVDVHRVYMLREAFTLFDFEDESIEDLRMLLMRCVVSPLYVKTEDGQRFVSFAFGLSRQLMKSGLAVVKAQIPLGSKSVLEGFGGILFRAWKEVELDLKGEIEDGFLQGIIDSAIHASSSAFAASLRRVLGGFISQRTSQGVEKLLFTLAEPMIFRSLQVANSNVRLNALHLLLDLFPMEDPDATKEAKDTLLDKQFYLLEKLLSDECPDVRSVAVEGLSRVFYLFWEVIPSATITKVLTKIFDDMSHESCSEVRLSTVNGITYLLANPQSHGILKVILPRLGHLMLDSVTSVRVAMVDLLLLIRDVRAFQFNTVVSLDVLLSVLASDQTHVAKGIARLLIPSYFPSRKRAEEACQRCRTLINRNPKAGARFCEFLVSLGATVKSVLHLVGFFLNSVLSGDKLLENQTEGLLRAAYYLCKDLVADSGCMASLKELLPGEKLKSLLAFAPTAQAQSSVIDIITMVSPDIVSEVLEDCMNLVVNCGGLPSDAGRQTELRSVHKLLLSSNAFCDLIGTFTSIMQKTAYRCQINFGYEVERKNLQSMKRKKSKSSGKSSVRWKHVSGKNAISFEEDYLVAVGIAWQIKDLLTTEDARKSILESDIEELLLSLKVVSHTSILQATCCEYMDVNPDIMDQTMDHILVCTDELFQAGDIGTPGTTSPEANLSKKPTTSNGNQPKRRNRNARDDASEGSKEGGVLNKVKMLTAIFKFFVESTEMGLASNFQASMFKFSSAYLKYVISIFNDHSTGKLEFEDADMKEMILCTKSSTSYAGKFINLVMRHATEASRPLFESFDLANDLLDLFTMVEKSLGSAYASRIVSALNPWIPDLVLALGPCFINNDSEESSYTSSFNHIKLCFPSWLLTCAKIELHEINKEDVTETSGFLALKKLRNTIFTLVKGNTKVLDAIGYVLLLCLAVCIEKRDYSTALGLLHLVCVKLVGSEDREWKELDTMLVLLPRIYPIIEREIGEGRDEDEVKTLEAARELLQPVWMYHVYETGRFHMMDEEEE; this is translated from the exons atggagaaaaggCTCCGGTCATCTCTCAAGACATCCTCCGAAGAATTCCTCTCATCCGCCGTCAAATTAACCCTTAAATCCTCAAAACCCTCACTAAAAACCATCATCAACGCCGTCAAACCTTCCTCTGACCTCTCATCTTCTCTCCCACTCGCTCTTCACAACTCCATCCTCCACCACACAGAATCCTTCCAAAAACTCCTCGACGAAGTTAATAACAACAATACCTATATCCCTTCTCCTTCCAATTCGCCTCCAACGAAACGACACCGTGGTACCACCGGAACCTCACCAGATTCGGATTTGGATCAACGTAAGCATCAGATCCTTGCTTCTCTTCAGATTCTCTCTTATGTTCTTCATTTATGTCTTTTAAATCCGAAGAATGCGTTTCCTACTTCCGATTTACTTCCCGCTGCTCAAGCTTTGCATAATAATCTTAGATTGTTCGAATCGGATTCGGTTTTGTGTCTTGAGATTGCTGGAGTTTGTGAGTGTTGGTGGAAGGAAGGTTTAGTGGGAAGAGAATCTTTGATTTCTCAGTCGTTACCGTTTTTGCTATCGAGGTCATtgacattgaagaagaaagttgatGTTCATAGAGTTTATATGCTTAGAGAAGCTTTTacattgtttgattttgaggaTGAGAGTATAGAAGATCTTAGGATGTTGCTTATGCGGTGTGTTGTTTCGCCGTTGTATGTGAAGACTGAAGATGGTCagagatttgtttcttttgctttcggGCTTAGTCGACAGTTGATGAAATCTGGTCTTGCTGTTGTTAAGGCTCAGATTCCTTTGGGGAGCAAATCTGTGCTTGAAGGTTTTGGTGGGATTTTGTTTAGAGCTTGGAAAGAAGTGGAGTTAGATTTAAAAGGTGAGATTGAAGATGGGTTTTTGCAGGGGATTATTGATAGTGCTATTCACGCTAGTTCGTCCGCCTTTGCTGCCTCGTTAAGGAGGGTTTTAGGCGGGTTTATTAGTCAGCGGACCTCTCAAGGTGTTGAGAAGCTTCTCTTTACTCTTGCTGAGCCTATGATATTTCGCTCGTTACAG GTTGCAAATTCAAATGTTCGTTTAAATGCTTTACATTTGCTTCTGGATCTTTTCCCCATGGAGGATCCAGATGcaacaaaagaagcaaaagatacTCTGCTTGACAAACAGTTCTACTTGTTGGAAAAATTATTGAGTGATGAATGCCCAGATGTGAGGTCTGTTGCTGTGGAAGGTCTCTCTCGAGTTTTCTATCTTTTCTGGGAAGTGATCCCATCAGCAACAATTACCAAGGTCCTCACGAAAATTTTCGATGATATGTCACATGAATCGTGCAGTGAGGTTAGACTTTCAACGGTTAATGGTATAACTTATCTCCTCGCGAACCCACAATCCCATGGCATTCTTAAAGTGATTCTGCCAAGACTGGGGCATTTGATGCTAGATAGTGTTACTTCAGTACGCGTTGCAATGGTAGATCTACTGCTTCTTATACGAGATGTTCGCGCTTTCCAGTTTAACACG GTAGTGAGCTTGGATGTGTTATTATCTGTGCTTGCCTCTGATCAGACTCATGTTGCTAAGGGAATCGCTCGACTGCTAATACCATCATACTTTCCATCACGAAAGAGAGCTGAGGAGGCATGCCAGCGATGTAGGACACTCATAAACAGAAACCCAAAGGCTGGTGCAAGATTTTGCGAATTTTTAGTATCTCTAGGAGCAACCGTTAAATCTGTACTGCACCTTGTTGGATTCTTCTTGAATTCAGTTTTGTCAGGTGATAAGCTATTGGAGAATCAGACTGAAGGCTTGCTTCGTGCTGCGTACTATCTCTGTAAAGATTTGGTTGCTGATTCTGGGTGTATGGCCTCCCTGAAAGAGTTGTTACCTggagaaaaattgaaaagctTGCTAGCTTTCGCACCCACTGCACAGGCTCAGTCATCTGTCATTGATATAATCACTATGGTCTCCCCTGATATTGTCTCTGAAGTCCTTGAAGATTGCATGAATTTAGTTGTTAATTGTGGTGGTTTGCCTAGTGATGCAGGACGACAGACGGAGTTGAGATCTGTACACAAGTTACTCCTGTCTTCTAATGCCTTTTGTGACCTCATTGGAACTTTTACCAGTATCATGCAGAAGACTGCGTACCGTTGTCAAATCAATTTTGGCTATgaagtagaaagaaagaatttaCAGTccatgaagaggaagaaatcaaaatcctcTGGAAAATCTTCGGTAAGGTGGAAACATGTTAGCGGAAAAAATGCAATCAGTTTCGAGGAAGATTATTTGGTTGCTGTAGGAATAGCATGGCAAATAAAGGATTTACTCACTACCGAAGATGCACGTAAATCTATACTGGAGTCTGATATTGAGGAGCTGCTCCTTTCCTTAAAAGTCGTCTCACACACTAGCATTTTGCAAGCCACTTGTTGTGAATACATGGACGTGAATCCA GATATTATGGACCAAACAATGGATCACATCCTAGTCTGTACAGATGAACTATTTCAGGCAGGTGACATTGGAACGCCAGGCACCACATCTCCAGAGGCTAACCTTAGCAAGAAACCGACTACAAGTAACGGCAACCAACCAAAACGAAGAAATAGAAATGCTCGTGATGATG CTTCTGAAGGATCAAAGGAAGGAGGTGTACTGAACAAGGTCAAAATGCTAACTGcgattttcaagttttttgttGAGTCTACAGAGATGGGTCTAGCTTCCAACTTTCAAGCAAGTATGTTTAAGTTTTCATCTGCGTATCTAAAGTATGTCATCTCCATTTTCAACGACCATTCAACCGGTAAGTTAGAATTTGAGGACGCTGATATGAAGGAAATGATTCTGTGTACAAAAAGCTCCACCAGTTATGCCGGAAAGTTCATAAACCTAGTGATGAGACATGCAACCGAAGCTTCACGCCCTTTGTTTGAATCATTTGACCTTGCAAATGACCTGCTTGATCTCTTCACCATGGTTGAGAAATCGTTAGGCTCGGCTTATGCATCAAGAATTGTGTCAGCTTTAAACCCTTGGATTCCAGATTTGGTTCTTGCACTAGGACCTTGTTTCATCAACAACGACAGCGAAGAAAGTTCATACACCAGCTCATTCAACCACATCAAACTCTGCTTTCCTTCATGGCTTCTTACATGTGCGAAGATCGAACTACATGAAATTAACAAAGAAGATGTGACTGAGACCTCGGGTTTCCTGGCattaaaaaaactgagaaacaCTATATTTACATTGGTGAAAGGTAACACCAAGGTGTTAGATGCAATTGGTTAtgttcttttgttatgtttggCAGTCTGTATAGAGAAGAGGGATTACAGTACGGCTCTCGGGTTGCTACACTTGGTATGTGTGAAGTTGGTAGGTAGTGAAGATAGAGAGTGGAAAGAGCTGGACACAATGTTGGTCTTACTTCCGAGAATTTACCCGATAATAGAGCGAGAGATTGGTGAAGgaagagatgaagatgaagtgaAGACGCTGGAGGCTGCAAGAGAACTGCTTCAACCTGTGTGGATGTACCATGTCTACGAAACCGGAAGGTTCCACATGAtggatgaggaagaagaatag
- the CYP89A5 gene encoding cytochrome P450, family 89, subfamily A, polypeptide 5 (''cytochrome P450, family 89, subfamily A, polypeptide 5'' (CYP89A5); FUNCTIONS IN: electron carrier activity, monooxygenase activity, iron ion binding, oxygen binding, heme binding; INVOLVED IN: oxidation reduction; LOCATED IN: endoplasmic reticulum; EXPRESSED IN: callus; CONTAINS InterPro DOMAIN/s: Cytochrome P450 (InterPro:IPR001128), Cytochrome P450, conserved site (InterPro:IPR017972), Cytochrome P450, E-class, group I (InterPro:IPR002401); BEST Arabidopsis thaliana protein match is: cytochrome P450, family 87, subfamily A, polypeptide 6 (TAIR:AT1G64940.1); Has 33837 Blast hits to 33688 proteins in 1718 species: Archae - 63; Bacteria - 4127; Metazoa - 11783; Fungi - 7185; Plants - 9256; Viruses - 3; Other Eukaryotes - 1420 (source: NCBI BLink).) → MEIWLLILGSLFLSLLLNLLFFRLRDSSSLPLPPDPNYFPFIGTIQWLRQGLGGLNNYLRSVHHRLGPIITLRITSRPSIFVADRSLAHQALVLNGAVFADRPPAAPISKIISSNQHNISSCLYGATWRLLRRNLTSEILHPSRVRSYSHARRWVLEILFDRFGKNRGEEPIVVVDHLHYAMFALLVLMCFGDKLDEKQIKQVEYVQRRQLLGFSRFNILNLWPKFTKLILRKRWEEFFQMRREQHDVLLPLIRARRKIVEERKNRSSEEEEDNKEYVQSYVDTLLELELPDEKRKLNEDEIVSLCSEFLNGGTDTTATALQWIMANLVKNPDIQKRLYEEIKSVVGEEANEVEEEDAQKMPYLEAVVMEGLRRHPPGHFVLPHSVTEDTVLGGYKVPKNGTINFMVAEIGRDPKVWEEPMAFKPERFMEEAVDITGSRGIKMMPFGAGRRICPGIGLAMLHLEYYVANMVREFDWKEVQGHEVDLTEKLEFTVVMKHPLKALAVPRRSH, encoded by the coding sequence ATGGAGATATGGTTACTTATCTTGggctctctcttcctctctctccttctcaatCTCCTCTTCTTTCGCCTCCGTGACTCCTCCTCTCTTCCGTTACCACCTGACCCTAACTATTTCCCTTTCATTGGAACCATCCAATGGCTCCGGCAAGGCTTAGGTGGACTCAACAACTATCTCCGCTCCGTCCACCACCGTCTCGGTCCCATCATCACCCTTCGCATCACTTCCCGCCCCTCTATATTCGTCGCCGATCGTTCTCTTGCTCACCAGGCTCTCGTTTTGAACGGTGCCGTTTTCGCCGATCGTCCACCGGCAGCTCCGATCAGTAAGATTATTTCGAGTAACCAACATAACATCAGCTCTTGTTTATATGGAGCCACGTGGCGTCTTCTTCGCCGGAATCTCACTTCTGAGATTCTTCACCCCTCGCGCGTGAGATCTTACTCTCACGCGCGGCGTTGGGTTCTTGAGATTCTTTTTGATCGATTTggtaaaaacagaggagaagaaccgattgttgttgttgatcatCTTCACTATGCGATGTTTGCGCTTCTTGTTCTCATGTGTTTTGGAGATAAGCTTGATGAGAAGCAAATCAAACAAGTGGAATATGTTCAGAGACGACAGCTTCTTGGCTTCTCGAGATTCAATATTCTCAATCTCTGGCCTAAGTTTACTAAATTGATTTTGCGAAAGAGATGGGAAGAGTTTTTCCAGATGCGGAGAGAGCAGCATGACGTTTTGCTTCCGTTGATTCGTGCTCGGAGAAAGATtgttgaagagagaaagaatagatcatcagaggaagaagaagacaacaaagagTATGTACAATCATACGTTGATACTCTGCTTGAGCTGGAGCTTCCAGATGAGAAGAGGAAGCTGAACGAGGATGAGATTGTGAGTTTGTGTTCGGAGTTTCTCAACGGTGGGACTGATACAACGGCCACCGCGTTGCAATGGATCATGGCGAACTTGGTGAAAAACCCGGATATTCAGAAGAGGTTATACGAGGAGATCAAAAGCGTAGTTGGGGAAGAAGCAAATGaagtggaggaagaagacgcGCAAAAGATGCCGTATCTAGAGGCAGTGGTGATGGAGGGTCTCCGGAGACATCCTCCGGGACATTTTGTGCTCCCCCACAGTGTCACTGAGGACACTGTGTTAGGAGGATACAAAGTGCCGAAGAATGGGACAATTAATTTCATGGTGGCAGAGATAGGGAGGGATCCAAAAGTGTGGGAGGAACCAATGGCGTTTAAGCCAGAGAGGTTTATGGAAGAAGCGGTGGACATAACCGGAAGCAGAGGGATAAAGATGATGCCGTTCGGAGCGGGTAGAAGGATTTGTCCAGGGATTGGGCTAGCGATGCTGCATCTGGAGTACTATGTGGCGAATATGGTGAGGGAGTTTGACTGGAAGGAGGTCCAAGGTCATGAAGTGGACTTGACGGAGAAGCTCGAGTTTACCGTAGTCATGAAGCATCCGCTTAAGGCCCTTGCTGTTCCTAGGAGAAGTCACTAG
- the HEB1 gene encoding ARM repeat superfamily protein, whose translation MEKRLRSSLKTSSEEFLSSAVKLTLKSSKPSLKTIINAVKPSSDLSSSLPLALHNSILHHTESFQKLLDEVNNNNTYIPSPSNSPPTKRHRGTTGTSPDSDLDQRKHQILASLQILSYVLHLCLLNPKNAFPTSDLLPAAQALHNNLRLFESDSVLCLEIAGVCECWWKEGLVGRESLISQSLPFLLSRSLTLKKKVDVHRVYMLREAFTLFDFEDESIEDLRMLLMRCVVSPLYVKTEDGQRFVSFAFGLSRQLMKSGLAVVKAQIPLGSKSVLEGFGGILFRAWKEVELDLKGEIEDGFLQGIIDSAIHASSSAFAASLRRVLGGFISQRTSQGVEKLLFTLAEPMIFRSLQVANSNVRLNALHLLLDLFPMEDPDATKEAKDTLLDKQFYLLEKLLSDECPDVRSVAVEGLSRVFYLFWEVIPSATITKVLTKIFDDMSHESCSEVRLSTVNGITYLLANPQSHGILKVILPRLGHLMLDSVTSVRVAMVDLLLLIRDVRAFQFNTVVSLDVLLSVLASDQTHVAKGIARLLIPSYFPSRKRAEEACQRCRTLINRNPKAGARFCEFLVSLGATVKSVLHLVGFFLNSVLSGDKLLENQTEGLLRAAYYLCKDLVADSGCMASLKELLPGEKLKSLLAFAPTAQAQSSVIDIITMVSPDIVSEVLEDCMNLVVNCGGLPSDAGRQTELRSVHKLLLSSNAFCDLIGTFTSIMQKTAYRCQINFGYEVERKNLQSMKRKKSKSSGKSSVRWKHVSGKNAISFEEDYLVAVGIAWQIKDLLTTEDARKSILESDIEELLLSLKVVSHTSILQATCCEYMDVNPVLAYTSLSLHMALQNLNSATQKNDMRIAEDIMDQTMDHILVCTDELFQAGDIGTPGTTSPEANLSKKPTTSNGNQPKRRNRNARDDASEGSKEGGVLNKVKMLTAIFKFFVESTEMGLASNFQASMFKFSSAYLKYVISIFNDHSTGKLEFEDADMKEMILCTKSSTSYAGKFINLVMRHATEASRPLFESFDLANDLLDLFTMVEKSLGSAYASRIVSALNPWIPDLVLALGPCFINNDSEESSYTSSFNHIKLCFPSWLLTCAKIELHEINKEDVTETSGFLALKKLRNTIFTLVKGNTKVLDAIGYVLLLCLAVCIEKRDYSTALGLLHLVCVKLVGSEDREWKELDTMLVLLPRIYPIIEREIGEGRDEDEVKTLEAARELLQPVWMYHVYETGRFHMMDEEEE comes from the exons atggagaaaaggCTCCGGTCATCTCTCAAGACATCCTCCGAAGAATTCCTCTCATCCGCCGTCAAATTAACCCTTAAATCCTCAAAACCCTCACTAAAAACCATCATCAACGCCGTCAAACCTTCCTCTGACCTCTCATCTTCTCTCCCACTCGCTCTTCACAACTCCATCCTCCACCACACAGAATCCTTCCAAAAACTCCTCGACGAAGTTAATAACAACAATACCTATATCCCTTCTCCTTCCAATTCGCCTCCAACGAAACGACACCGTGGTACCACCGGAACCTCACCAGATTCGGATTTGGATCAACGTAAGCATCAGATCCTTGCTTCTCTTCAGATTCTCTCTTATGTTCTTCATTTATGTCTTTTAAATCCGAAGAATGCGTTTCCTACTTCCGATTTACTTCCCGCTGCTCAAGCTTTGCATAATAATCTTAGATTGTTCGAATCGGATTCGGTTTTGTGTCTTGAGATTGCTGGAGTTTGTGAGTGTTGGTGGAAGGAAGGTTTAGTGGGAAGAGAATCTTTGATTTCTCAGTCGTTACCGTTTTTGCTATCGAGGTCATtgacattgaagaagaaagttgatGTTCATAGAGTTTATATGCTTAGAGAAGCTTTTacattgtttgattttgaggaTGAGAGTATAGAAGATCTTAGGATGTTGCTTATGCGGTGTGTTGTTTCGCCGTTGTATGTGAAGACTGAAGATGGTCagagatttgtttcttttgctttcggGCTTAGTCGACAGTTGATGAAATCTGGTCTTGCTGTTGTTAAGGCTCAGATTCCTTTGGGGAGCAAATCTGTGCTTGAAGGTTTTGGTGGGATTTTGTTTAGAGCTTGGAAAGAAGTGGAGTTAGATTTAAAAGGTGAGATTGAAGATGGGTTTTTGCAGGGGATTATTGATAGTGCTATTCACGCTAGTTCGTCCGCCTTTGCTGCCTCGTTAAGGAGGGTTTTAGGCGGGTTTATTAGTCAGCGGACCTCTCAAGGTGTTGAGAAGCTTCTCTTTACTCTTGCTGAGCCTATGATATTTCGCTCGTTACAG GTTGCAAATTCAAATGTTCGTTTAAATGCTTTACATTTGCTTCTGGATCTTTTCCCCATGGAGGATCCAGATGcaacaaaagaagcaaaagatacTCTGCTTGACAAACAGTTCTACTTGTTGGAAAAATTATTGAGTGATGAATGCCCAGATGTGAGGTCTGTTGCTGTGGAAGGTCTCTCTCGAGTTTTCTATCTTTTCTGGGAAGTGATCCCATCAGCAACAATTACCAAGGTCCTCACGAAAATTTTCGATGATATGTCACATGAATCGTGCAGTGAGGTTAGACTTTCAACGGTTAATGGTATAACTTATCTCCTCGCGAACCCACAATCCCATGGCATTCTTAAAGTGATTCTGCCAAGACTGGGGCATTTGATGCTAGATAGTGTTACTTCAGTACGCGTTGCAATGGTAGATCTACTGCTTCTTATACGAGATGTTCGCGCTTTCCAGTTTAACACG GTAGTGAGCTTGGATGTGTTATTATCTGTGCTTGCCTCTGATCAGACTCATGTTGCTAAGGGAATCGCTCGACTGCTAATACCATCATACTTTCCATCACGAAAGAGAGCTGAGGAGGCATGCCAGCGATGTAGGACACTCATAAACAGAAACCCAAAGGCTGGTGCAAGATTTTGCGAATTTTTAGTATCTCTAGGAGCAACCGTTAAATCTGTACTGCACCTTGTTGGATTCTTCTTGAATTCAGTTTTGTCAGGTGATAAGCTATTGGAGAATCAGACTGAAGGCTTGCTTCGTGCTGCGTACTATCTCTGTAAAGATTTGGTTGCTGATTCTGGGTGTATGGCCTCCCTGAAAGAGTTGTTACCTggagaaaaattgaaaagctTGCTAGCTTTCGCACCCACTGCACAGGCTCAGTCATCTGTCATTGATATAATCACTATGGTCTCCCCTGATATTGTCTCTGAAGTCCTTGAAGATTGCATGAATTTAGTTGTTAATTGTGGTGGTTTGCCTAGTGATGCAGGACGACAGACGGAGTTGAGATCTGTACACAAGTTACTCCTGTCTTCTAATGCCTTTTGTGACCTCATTGGAACTTTTACCAGTATCATGCAGAAGACTGCGTACCGTTGTCAAATCAATTTTGGCTATgaagtagaaagaaagaatttaCAGTccatgaagaggaagaaatcaaaatcctcTGGAAAATCTTCGGTAAGGTGGAAACATGTTAGCGGAAAAAATGCAATCAGTTTCGAGGAAGATTATTTGGTTGCTGTAGGAATAGCATGGCAAATAAAGGATTTACTCACTACCGAAGATGCACGTAAATCTATACTGGAGTCTGATATTGAGGAGCTGCTCCTTTCCTTAAAAGTCGTCTCACACACTAGCATTTTGCAAGCCACTTGTTGTGAATACATGGACGTGAATCCAGTACTGGCATatacttctctttctttgcaCATGGCCCTTCAGAATCTTAATTCGGCTACTCAGAAGAACGATATGAGAATCGCTGAG GATATTATGGACCAAACAATGGATCACATCCTAGTCTGTACAGATGAACTATTTCAGGCAGGTGACATTGGAACGCCAGGCACCACATCTCCAGAGGCTAACCTTAGCAAGAAACCGACTACAAGTAACGGCAACCAACCAAAACGAAGAAATAGAAATGCTCGTGATGATG CTTCTGAAGGATCAAAGGAAGGAGGTGTACTGAACAAGGTCAAAATGCTAACTGcgattttcaagttttttgttGAGTCTACAGAGATGGGTCTAGCTTCCAACTTTCAAGCAAGTATGTTTAAGTTTTCATCTGCGTATCTAAAGTATGTCATCTCCATTTTCAACGACCATTCAACCGGTAAGTTAGAATTTGAGGACGCTGATATGAAGGAAATGATTCTGTGTACAAAAAGCTCCACCAGTTATGCCGGAAAGTTCATAAACCTAGTGATGAGACATGCAACCGAAGCTTCACGCCCTTTGTTTGAATCATTTGACCTTGCAAATGACCTGCTTGATCTCTTCACCATGGTTGAGAAATCGTTAGGCTCGGCTTATGCATCAAGAATTGTGTCAGCTTTAAACCCTTGGATTCCAGATTTGGTTCTTGCACTAGGACCTTGTTTCATCAACAACGACAGCGAAGAAAGTTCATACACCAGCTCATTCAACCACATCAAACTCTGCTTTCCTTCATGGCTTCTTACATGTGCGAAGATCGAACTACATGAAATTAACAAAGAAGATGTGACTGAGACCTCGGGTTTCCTGGCattaaaaaaactgagaaacaCTATATTTACATTGGTGAAAGGTAACACCAAGGTGTTAGATGCAATTGGTTAtgttcttttgttatgtttggCAGTCTGTATAGAGAAGAGGGATTACAGTACGGCTCTCGGGTTGCTACACTTGGTATGTGTGAAGTTGGTAGGTAGTGAAGATAGAGAGTGGAAAGAGCTGGACACAATGTTGGTCTTACTTCCGAGAATTTACCCGATAATAGAGCGAGAGATTGGTGAAGgaagagatgaagatgaagtgaAGACGCTGGAGGCTGCAAGAGAACTGCTTCAACCTGTGTGGATGTACCATGTCTACGAAACCGGAAGGTTCCACATGAtggatgaggaagaagaatag
- the G-TMT gene encoding gamma-tocopherol methyltransferase (gamma-tocopherol methyltransferase (G-TMT); CONTAINS InterPro DOMAIN/s: Methyltransferase type 11 (InterPro:IPR013216); BEST Arabidopsis thaliana protein match is: S-adenosyl-L-methionine-dependent methyltransferases superfamily protein (TAIR:AT1G73600.1); Has 14618 Blast hits to 14609 proteins in 2288 species: Archae - 408; Bacteria - 10917; Metazoa - 203; Fungi - 466; Plants - 497; Viruses - 0; Other Eukaryotes - 2127 (source: NCBI BLink).): MKATLAAPSSLTSLPYRTNSSFGSKSSLLFRSPSSSSSVSMTTTRGNVAVAAAATSTEALRKGIAEFYNETSGLWEEIWGDHMHHGFYDPDSSVQLSDSGHKEAQIRMIEESLRFAGVTDEEEEKKIKKVVDVGCGIGGSSRYLASKFGAECIGITLSPVQAKRANDLAAAQSLAHKASFQVADALDQPFEDGKFDLVWSMESGEHMPDKAKFVKELVRVAAPGGRIIIVTWCHRNLSAGEEALQPWEQNILDKICKTFYLPAWCSTDDYVNLLQSHSLQDIKCADWSENVAPFWPAVIRTALTWKGLVSLLRSGMKSIKGALTMPLMIEGYKKGVIKFGIITCQKPL; this comes from the exons ATGAAAGCAACTCTAGCAGCACCCTCTTCTCTCACAAGCCTCCCTTATCGAACCAACTCTTCTTTCGGCTCAAAGTCATCGCTTCTCTTTCGGTCtccatcctcctcctcctcagtCTCTATGACGACAACGCGTGGAAACGTGGCTGTGGCGGCTGCTGCTACATCCACTGAGGCGCTAAGAAAAGGAATAGCGGAGTTCTACAATGAAACTTCGGGTTTGTGGGAAGAGATTTGGGGAGATCATATGCATCATGGCTTTTATGACCCTGATTCTTCTGTTCAACTTTCTGATTCTGGTCACAAGGAAGCTCAGATCCGTATGATTGAAGAGTCTCTCCGTTTTGCCGGTGTTACTG atgaagaggaggagaaaaagataaagaaagtaGTGGATGTTGGGTGTGGGATTGGAGGAAGCTCAAGATATCTTGCCTCTAAATTTGGAGCTGAATGCATTGGCATTACTCTCAGCCCTGTTCAGGCCAAGAGAGCCAATGATCTCGCGGCTGCTCAATCACTCGCTCATAAG GCTTCCTTCCAAGTTGCGGATGCGTTGGATCAGCCATTCGAAGATGGAAAATTCGATCTAGTGTGGTCGATGGAGAGTGGTGAGCATATGCCTGACAAGGCCAAGTTTGTAAAAGAGTTGGTACGTGTGGCGGCTCCAGGAGGTAGGATAATAATAGTGACATGGTGCCATAGAAATCTATCTGCGGGGGAGGAAGCTTTGCAGCCGTGGGAGCAAAACATCTTGGACAAAATCTGTAAGACGTTCTATCTCCCGGCTTGGTGCTCCACCGATGATTATGTCAACTTGCTTCAATCCCATTCTCTCCAG GATATTAAGTGTGCGGATTGGTCAGAGAACGTAGCTCCTTTCTGGCCTGCGGTTATACGGACTGCATTAACATGGAAGGGCCTTGTGTCTCTGCTTCGTAGTGGTATGAAAAGTATTAAAGGAGCATTGACAATGCCATTGATGATTGAAGGTTACAAGAAAGGTGTCATTAAGTTTGGTATCATCACTTGCCAGAAGCCACTCTAA